ttttatggctgagtaatattcaattgtatatatgtaccacatcttctttatccattcctctgtttatggacatttaggctgcttccatgtcctggctattgtaaatagtgctgctatgaacattggggtgcatgtgtctttttgaattatggtttcctctggctatatgctcagtagtgggattgctgggtcatatggtagttctatttttagttttttgaggaagctccatattattttccatagtggctgtatcaattttcattcccgccaacagtgtaagagggttctcttttctccacaccctctccaccatttactgtttgtagattttctgatgatggtcattctgactggtgtgaagtgatacctcattgtagttttgatttgcatttctctaataattagtgatgttgagtatcttttcatgtgtttgtcagccatctgtacgtcttctttggagaaatatctatttaggtcttctgcccatttttggattgggttcatTTGCAaaatctgtacgtcttctttggagaaatatctatttaggtcttctgcccatttttggattgggttcatttgcaaatattttctcccattctgagggttgtttatttgtcttgtttatggtttcctttgctgtgcaaaagcttttaagtttaattaggtcccacttgtttatttttgtttttatttccactacccTAGAAGGTggaacaaaaaagatcttgctgtcatttatgcaaagagtgttcttcgtatgttttcctctaagagtttgatagtgtctggccttacatttaggtctttaatccactttgagtttatttttgtgtatggtgttagggagtgttctaatttcattcttgtacatgtagctgtccagttttcctaacacaacactgtaaagcaactacactccaataaaaattaattaataaaaaaaagagtgagatcGATGTAGGTATACTGATATGGTGATAGGTCTATTATATatcaacaaaaaagcaaaagactTAGGACAATATACACAGTATGATATGCAATATACATCtcaatttctatatatatataaattaaaatatgcatgTTTGTATGTAAATACATACTTAAGTGTGCATATTTACATCTGAAAGACAGAGCAAGTGCTTTTCAGTGTTGTTTTGTAGACTTAGGAAGTACATCTGAGGTGTTaggaagaataaaggaaattttattctttatataaataaacaaataaaatctgtTGCTTTTAACTGATTTTGTGATTctctgaataaaaattaaacaaaataatttccacCTTGTTCAGCCTGATTGCCATCTTAgctatttttaatgaaagtacCATATCTTTCCACATTTATGTTTGTCTGAATTGCCACCCTTAAGGATAGGTGTTTAGTTCTGATGTTACTGATTTTTCGCTTTCATCAAAACTTAGGAGGAGAAAACCACATCGctaattattccatttttttccccctgaggaGCATGAGTTGTATGATAAGTCTAATAGTCTCTGAAGCCAAAAGATTAGATTTAGAAAACtgcctttgtcttttaatttagaTTCTGCATTCTCATGTTTGTCTTATAGATCAAATCTCCTGAATTAATTTCATAACACTTTAAACAATTTTGTCACATATATAATTCATGTTGTTTTCCTAATGATGCATAATACTGGAGGAAGTTGGTTAATCTTTGGATGGGTTTAATACTTTATGTATACTTCATGAATGTTAATTTCTTATGTAAGTCTAATATTTCTGGAATAAGACCACGCAAAGTAATGTTCAAGTACAATTTCATGTAATATGCTGGGCATAAATTTTAACACTGAAATTCTTTATCAAGCTTTTCTCTTATTATTCtctgtgtttgtgcatgtgtgtgtctgtgtgtgtgtgtgtgtgtacagttaaCACTTCACTATCAGTACTAGTGGGTACAAAGGCTGTGCTCTCTTGCCCGCTTGTGCTGTGGACAAGTATGCTGCTAACAACATGGGAAATAGTCCTCAGAGACAAGTTGCCCTGCTTCAGAGCCTTCAGGGGTGATACAAATGAGACCAAGGGAGGAAACTGTACCGATGAGAGAATAACCTGGGCCTCCAGACTTGACGAGAATCCTGCCCTTCAGATTGATCCAGTGGCCATCACTCATGATGGGTATTACAGGTGTCAAATGGTAACACCTAATGGGAATTTCCATCGTGGATATCACCTCCAAGTGTTAGGTAAGGAACGTCATATATTGTGGTGTTTCAGATAACCAGATTTCAGGCTGAAACAAATCTCTGAATTCCATGTCCCATGTGTTAAGACTGAACCATTTCCCCTGCATTTCTGCAGTGCCCCCTGAGGTGACCCTGGTTCAAACTGAGAATGGAACTACAGTGTGCAAGGCAGTTGCAGGGAAACCAGCTGCACAGATCTCCTGGACCCCAGAGGGAGATTGTGGCATTGAGCAAAAACATCACTGGGGCAATGGCACAGTGACCATCCAGAGTACATGCTACTGGGAGGGCCGCCATGTACCTAATGTGTCCTGCTCTGTCTCCCACTTGACTGGCAACAAGAGTCTGTCCATAGAGCTGGATCAAGGTTAgtaatttttctagttttggttttgatttttccattctttcagaAGAGTTAacttaagaaggaaaaaggagtgTGCAGAGAAATTTCATTCAAGGATGTCCTTTCCACCCTCCACTttatctccctttcctcctcaaaGTAAAGAGATTGTCTGGAAGAATAATAcaaaaatttattgtaaaaagCCATATTATCGAATGCAGTTTAttctacttcttttatttttttcggcCATGCTGCGCAGCTTCCGGGATCTCAGTTCCGGGACCAGGGATTCGAACCGGGCCATGGTAGTGAAAgcccgaatcctaaccactaggctactAGTGAACTTCccaatttattcttcttttaatgttCGCTTCTGTACTACTAAATTGGCTTGTGTAGTGTACTTTTACATAAATACTTATGGTTTTAATAGAAGGATAACaggtaattttaaacaaataattattattttattagaagaATAACATTGCTCATAAATTATCTTCATGAATTTTCAGTCTGGTAGAATTTTCTCCTCCAGGCTCTTCCAGtgaaatttctttaatgtcttatAATAGTATCTATGATTCAGTTCATTACAGTTTAGTTTCTCTACTCTCTGCTCCCATCTACTCTTATTTcttgttataaaaaatattattctaatcAGCATAACTCATATAGTTTAAAGTCTATGTTGTTCTATAAGGCTACCATGAAAAACATTAgccatctctctgcctctccaaCCCCACCTCTCCATTCTTACACAACTCTCTAGAGACAAGTACTTTCAGATCTTTAAGTGTTTCTTCTAGTAATTGACTCAGTTTTTATAAACAACATGGCTGTGCTGCTATTTCTTAATATAGCAAATTTAAACCTAGTGTACCCACTGCCTCTTATGGTAGATGAGGATTTAACTTTACCTTCTCTTCCCTCACCATTCATATGTAGTAAAATAGCAATTTTTGGTTAAATTAAATAGCCAGTGTTTACATTATTTTGAACATGTATGTTTTGTTAAGCTGTGAATCAAGAAATAAACTCATACTTTCATTTTtgaataactttttgtttttcctggccttaattgctttcctttttcatttccttaataatGCATGTACCTATTATTAATTATCACTAAcactaaaaacaaatcaaaacaaaaccctaGGAAATGCCTCTTAATACTGCTTACCACATGGTCGGATTTGTTAGGTAATgtcagttccattttttttttcttgaagacaTTCTTTCTTGAGTTTTTACACGCTCTTGTTCTAATCTGGCCTGGATGCTCACGAGACATGCTGCACAGCTATTGTCCTGGTTGTTCTCTTTCCCTCGTCCTCTGGTTGATGCCACATCTGTGTAATCTGAGTTCCTTCTGCCTTCctgacatttgtttgttttaatctttcttcCACATACAAGGTTTTCCTTAACTGCTTGGCTATCCATTCACTTCAAAGTGAGCACTAAGGAGCTGTTTGGAAGCTATATTATCTGTGAGTGGGTTTGTTAGCTAGTAGGTTTCTATAGGGTGAAAACAGgtgattgttttaaaattgggGATTCCTTATTTCCTTATGTACCTGAAGGTCTTTTCTCTGAGGCTATTCAGACTCTGCAGAAAATAACTCTCCAGTCTCTTGCCTGGGAGGGATAATCCTGACTATCAGTGTtctgggagcagggaggagaggggagtgtgtgtgtgtgtgtgtgtgtgtgtgtgtgtgtgtgtgtgtgtgtgtgtatgactgttCAGAACTCAACTTTCTTTTAATGACACCTCATCTTCACCCTCCATTATGTCTGGATCCTTGACACTCTGGAGTTTCTCCAGTTCATCTTCTTTGGGCCACACTTCCTGTTTTCTGCTGGTCGGGGAAGGTGTGATGACCTGGTTTCACGGGCTGGGAGGAGACTTGGCAGCCCATCTGTTCTTAATACAGACCTTCAAGGAAGCTTCCAACTTTAGCTCCACGCTTTACTCCCTACATTCCCCCTTCTCTATATTTGGTCTTTCCTACTCTAGAGTCTTCCTGGAGTTCATTAAGGTTTATACTTATTTCACTCTGAATTATTGGCcattcttctgttcatttttcaccCTAAAAACTAGTTGAAATCTTTCATCTGCTCTTGTCTTCATCCatgttctctttgtctttgcaagtctatactttaaaaaattctctgctGATATTTTAGTTAAGTGttaagaaaggagaagaggaaaacacATGGGTTTAAACCACAATATTCTAATATCTATTCTtaaagttttatatacatattaatagtTTAGAAGTATTTACTGAGAAGAGTAATTGCCACTGGTTATGTATGAAGTCCAACCACCCAGTATTACAATATGATGTCATATTTATAGAATCTCAGAACTGGAGGGACTCTCTAGTCCATTCCCACCCAGTGCAGATATGTCTTCCTCTCAGGGTGGACTTTCACCTGTGCTAGTGCGCTTCCAATAAAAGAGAGCCCATTAGTTTGAAAGAGAGGGTTTCAAAACAatgttgtcatttttaaatgcaaaaccaaacttctttttcaaataaaaatccaatgtttaaaaacaaagtattgaaggaagggagagggactgAATGTGGCCTCCACTCACCTCCCTCTGCTGCCCCAGCCATGCTCACGAAACATCAGGAGCACAGTCTCAAAACCTCTCAGAGCTGGCAAGTCCTTGGTTGACTTGTCCTCCTATCAGATGGAACTTTGTATTGCTGCCAGCAGTCAATGAATAGTTTAAAGTTGCTGCCATGCATTCATTTCAGTTTCAATGCCCTGGAAGAAAGGTGACTTCAGAATTAGGGTTATTTATCCCAATAGCTTCCTTACAACTctatttatttctgaatattgGAGATGAGAAACACTCCATTACTATAACAGAGAGGTCTAAATTTCACATCTCTCTTACAGGAATTCATCACATGAATCCTTAAAGCAACAAAATACTGATACAAGATGATGTCTTGTTGAAAACTTAAGAGTCTGAAATGATAAAGCAATTTAATTATAACAATTATTTGAACTATAGATGGATCAAAAGTTTTTCAAATTAAATCACAGAAATGAATTTCATGTACTGTGAGACATTCTTGAACCAtgctatatatataatttttaaacagactttattttttagagcacttttatgATGATGGAGTATTGAatggaaagtacagagttcccatataaccCTTGACCCTACACATGCATGGTCTCCCTGTCTATCTAAATCCCCTGCACTGCGGTTGTACCTTTGTTATTATGAATGACCCTACCttaacacatcattatcactcaaagtccatagtttactttaGGGTTCATTCTAGGTgcacattctatgagttttgacaaatgtataaatgCCATGTATTCACCGTTATAGTATCATATAGTGTAGTTTCACTGCCATAAAAGTCCTCTATGTtccacctatttatccctccttccaCCTTAACTTCTAACAACCCCTGATCTTTTTACCCCATAGTTTtgtattttccagaatgtcatatggttggaatcatacagtatttagccttttcagattggttcctttcacttagtaatatgcttttaattttccttcatgatttcatggcttgatagctcatttctttctactGCTGAATAATAGTAAATCATATATTTTTGTGTCTACATTTACAGATGCCAAAACATCAGCACCTTTAAGAATTTTACGTATCGTCCCCCCTATTTTTATTATCTTGGTCATCGTTGGATCCATTTGGCTTTTGAAAATCAGTGGCTGCAGGTACTGACTGATGCTTTCTCTTCTCCAGCTTTATTGGATTAGAAAAGAGTCAGAAAAATGGAATTGACTGGGTAAaaaaggaactctgctcaatattctgtaataacctaaatgggaaaagaatgtaaaaaagaatcgatatatgtttatgtataactgatcactttgctgtacacctgaaactaacacaacattgtaaatcaactatagcccaacataaaataaaaatttaaaaaaagatgttaaccTCAGTTCTCTCATAATCAATAAGTGTGTCCTAAAAATAACAGACTTGGACTACACTAATGACAAGGGGGATTTTTCTAGGTTACTTAGACATGCAAGCATAGTGAATTAGACATGCAAGCATAGCCCACTTAGGGCAGGATCTTGGGAGAGGCAGTACATGCTATTTTCTATTTGAGAAAAGAATTACAATAATTCATTTCATACACCAAATATGAGGTGTAACATATATTCTATTACATCAAACTTCTTTGCATAATTTCACTTCCCTTTTCAAAATCCAGAATTATCTTATTTGGATGAATTAACTTACAAGCAGCATTCTTCACTCATTTCTGGTagttcatttctgatttattaagGCTTCTATCAAAATGAACCACAATTGTCAAtaacatactgttttgtttttccattttcaatcTGAATAATAATGTTTTGACATTCACTCcagctaatttttatttttgcagaaaatgtaaattgaaaaaaacagaacatacTTCAGTTGTTGAGGAGGTAAGAtaagattaaaaagaatatttacaaactTTTAAGCTATGTAGTCTGAAAATCTAGTCACATAATTTGTAATTTGCATCATTATTAGTATTTTAGTTGAAAAGCAAAAATTCTAACTATACAGTGGTCAGGTGTACTTATTTTGTTAATTATCCACCAAGTACTATTTATATACACTCCAAATccatattttatttcaagaacTGCATCCTACAAAAGACATAATGTTTGCCTCATTTGGGCTGTAATCTTTGGAGAAGTTGAATTGGTATTTCCTCTTCCATTAAACCATCTCTAATTCTTGACTTCCTTTTTTAATACCATCATCATTTCTCTCTTACCCAAGCTTAAAACCTATCCAGCTGTATAATCTCTTATAGTCAATAGCTTACTAAGTCTTTGACACTCTCCTCTGAAATACTTCTCATATCACTCTATTCTTCTCCACTCCTACTTTCAGACAACTGTTATCATGTCACACTGAGACTTAAATAATCAAtaattttttgataaaatattagaaaagtcTTGCTCTTATGTTCATGTAAGCCCAGAGACTACTATTGGTAAACACTAAAGCTGTGGGCCCTTGTTAGAAAAACATAGGTGGTTACTGATTTCTGGCTTTTTTGAATTGATTTTAACTTTGGGTTATTTCTTAGGATGAAATGCAGCCCTATGCCAGCTACACAGAGAAGAACAATCCACTTTATGATACTACAAACAGGGTGAAGATGTCTAAGGTGTTACAGAGTGAAGTTGATGGGATGAGTCTCCATACTGTATATGTTCCTGAAGTGTAGCACCAGGACAAATGAATCAAGATACAGTACAGatactgttttgattttcttgGAGTTCTGGAATGGAAGGCTTATTTTGAAATTAGCTTTTCAAAGATTCTTAGAAGACAGAGACATTCTAGAGGATTTGCATTCATATCCTTATACAtgtgaaattttagaattttagctGTTACTAGGTAGTTCTTTGAAGAACTGATATTATTACAAAGAAAGCTCATGCTCatgataaaatattcaaattgttCAATACAGTAGATGATGAAAACGGAGTTACCTCAAGTAACTGCACAGAAGGAACAATTAAACAACAGTTTTTATGTAATCTTCTAGAAAATTTCTATGTGCATATGTCATATCTATATGTGCATGGTATATGTGTACACTTATATGTccatttacatatacatacacatgtccTTTTCAAGACACAAATGGGAACATACCATAGTTTTGTTCTGTACTTACAGAAaactaataatataatatatccTGAAGATCTTTTATATCAACACAAGCAGAGCTACCTCATTCTTCCTAATGGTTAcaaaaaattccattgtatgtaatggaatttaatttaattaaccaCAACTCTAGTGGTGGACATTTAgattaagttttgtttgttttgctactaTAAACAATGCTACATAGAATGTTTCTTGTGACCCTAtctctttgtatgttttgaatatatttgtaAGATAATTTCCTTGAgtgacatttagattgttttgtttgttttgctattataaataatactacaTAGAATGTTTCTTGTGACTATATCTCTTTGTATGTGTTTGAATATATTTGTAAGATAATTTCCTTGAGTGAAATTTCCAGGTCAAAGGGTTTGTGCATTTCTTCTATTGACTAATATGTCAaactgtgtcaatttacattccctccaacccTGTTTGAATGTgccttttctgttattttaatatctgtaaaatgCCAACCTACTGTTAGCTAATATGATATAAGATTATAATAAGAATTTCACtatttaataaaactgaatttatatttttctttcatgcttgtgtgtgtgtgagagagagggagagagagagggagagggagagagggacggagggagggagagagggaggacagACATGTGAGGACATTAGCTCCTTCTGAACTTATATCTCTATAGAGGTATTGCTATCTAATGCCTAATAgttttgcagatgtgataaaTTGGAGATGTGTATTTTTATGGTGTGCACTTTACTGTGATGCATTTATCAAATAACAAATTTTTATAACCAGTTAAATATGCATTATGGAGGACTTgggatatttataaaatatgatctATGTTCTAAGGGAATAGCCATGGGATGACATGACcgttttctacatttttctatgaaataaaatattgggaATGTGtacattaatcatttttaatattattaaatatatgttttaattatgaaaaatatgtctATTTACTCCATAGCAGGAAAAAAtgatactgaaaattaaaaattttcaacatggtagaaattaaaacaaaatccgtttcattctttaattgtgtcatttgaaatgtttaagacagctattttgttttgttaatatgtttGTTTCCCTGAAGACATTTTGGTTCCTCTAGGCTTTATCCTTAAAAggatttttagtcttttttggATGTAAAACTAATGATGACACCTGACACAtgatattttgtgtatatatgtaccacatcttctttatctgttcctctgttgatggacatttaggttgcttccatgtcctggctattgtaaatggtgctgcaatgagcatcgtggtgcatgtacctttttgaattatggttttctctgggtatatgcctaggagtgggattgctgggtcatatggtaattctatttttatttttttagggaacctccatactgttctccatagaggctgtaccgatttacattcccaccaacagtgtaggagggttcccttttctccaccccatctccagcatttattgtttgtagattttttggtgatggacattctgaccagtgtgagggtgaatttaaacttttaataagATAATTTAAACCATTCACATTTGTTGTGATTACTTACATATTTGGCCACATTTCTACAATCTTACTTTACATGTCTCATTTACTATGTTTCCTCCCcagctctgttttattttttcttttactctgctTTGCTGGAttgattatttacaatagccaagacatggaaacaatctaagtgtccactggtggatgcatggataaagaaaatgtggtaaataccTACAATGGActataattcagccataaaaaaagaatgaaatcttgctatttgtgacaacatgggtggactttgagggcattacgctgagtggaataagtcagaaaaagaaagataaataccatatgaacTCActtatgtagaatcta
This DNA window, taken from Physeter macrocephalus isolate SW-GA chromosome 1, ASM283717v5, whole genome shotgun sequence, encodes the following:
- the LOC102984918 gene encoding cell surface glycoprotein CD200 receptor 1 → MQQMGKDNYSWASTITSSMDRKQSTVTPPAEVPPEVTLVQTENGTTVCKAVAGKPAAQISWTPEGDCGIEQKHHWGNGTVTIQSTCYWEGRHVPNVSCSVSHLTGNKSLSIELDQVDAKTSAPLRILRIVPPIFIILVIVGSIWLLKISGCRKCKLKKTEHTSVVEEDEMQPYASYTEKNNPLYDTTNRVKMSKVLQSEVDGMSLHTVYVPEV